A portion of the Roseovarius sp. SCSIO 43702 genome contains these proteins:
- a CDS encoding sulfite exporter TauE/SafE family protein has product MPDGLLQTFQTNGIWWLILTMSVAGIVRGFTGFGTALIFVPVAGLFLGPAQVVGTITMTGIASTIALLPKAWRHSDRGEVGLLLLAALPMVPAGLWLMQAMEATAVRWVVSVIAGGTLLALVSGWRYTMKVGLLGAVAIGAAAGLIGGMTGLTGPVVILFYLAGQSMVQSVRANTILFLAGLDIVIVANLFLTGGVETRIVWLALVLAVPYFITTMIGQALFDPAREKSYRLLAFTLIGLAVLGGLPIWQG; this is encoded by the coding sequence ATGCCTGACGGTCTGCTCCAGACCTTTCAGACCAACGGCATCTGGTGGCTGATCCTGACCATGTCCGTCGCGGGGATCGTGCGCGGCTTCACCGGGTTCGGCACCGCGCTCATCTTCGTTCCGGTGGCGGGGCTGTTTCTCGGTCCGGCGCAGGTGGTGGGGACGATCACCATGACCGGAATCGCGAGCACGATCGCACTATTGCCCAAGGCGTGGCGGCATTCGGACCGGGGCGAAGTGGGCCTTCTGCTGCTCGCGGCGCTGCCGATGGTGCCGGCGGGCCTTTGGCTCATGCAGGCGATGGAGGCGACCGCGGTGCGCTGGGTGGTCTCTGTGATCGCCGGCGGAACGCTGCTCGCGCTTGTCTCGGGCTGGCGCTATACGATGAAGGTCGGCCTGCTCGGGGCGGTTGCGATCGGGGCGGCGGCGGGCCTCATAGGTGGCATGACGGGGCTGACCGGCCCTGTGGTGATCCTGTTCTACCTTGCCGGTCAGTCGATGGTGCAATCGGTTCGGGCGAACACGATCCTCTTTCTCGCGGGGCTCGACATCGTGATCGTCGCCAACCTGTTTCTCACGGGCGGAGTCGAGACGCGGATCGTCTGGCTCGCCCTCGTGCTGGCCGTGCCCTATTTCATCACCACGATGATCGGGCAGGCGCTGTTTGATCCCGCGCGCGAGAAGAGCTATCGCTTGCTCGCGTTCACGCTGATCGGGCTGGCGGTGTTGGGCGGATTGCCGATCTGGCAGGGATGA
- a CDS encoding Mth938-like domain-containing protein, producing MQLNEMEFQSATPIDGYGPGFFRVGGQVLEGPIVVTETGAKSWGGLMDEAMLVELTDVVDVIFIGTGAQIAPLPEGLRETLEGHGLGVEIMASGAACRTYNVLLSEGRRVAAALIPV from the coding sequence GTGCAACTCAACGAGATGGAATTCCAGAGCGCCACGCCCATCGACGGCTATGGTCCCGGCTTCTTTCGCGTGGGGGGGCAGGTGCTCGAGGGGCCGATCGTCGTCACCGAAACCGGCGCGAAAAGCTGGGGCGGGCTGATGGACGAGGCGATGCTCGTCGAACTGACGGATGTCGTCGACGTCATCTTCATCGGAACGGGCGCCCAGATCGCGCCCCTGCCCGAGGGGCTGCGCGAGACGCTCGAGGGTCACGGGCTCGGCGTCGAGATCATGGCCTCGGGCGCGGCGTGCCGGACCTACAACGTGCTTCTCTCGGAAGGGCGCCGCGTGGCCGCGGCCCTCATCCCGGTCTGA
- the ccmA gene encoding heme ABC exporter ATP-binding protein CcmA: MPVEPLLSARSLRVARGGVDVLEGVDLNVAPGEAVILRGPNGVGKTTLLRVLAGIQPPRAGAIVRAPDCAVLAGHKDGVKPTLSVAENLGFWAQVFGGRDISRALGAFDLAALRDRLAGTLSAGQTRRLGLARLLVAGRKLWLLDEPTVSLDTRAVAMFADAVRAHLAGGGAAVIATHIELGLAEAREMELEPFRARIPVPDDPDEAFL; encoded by the coding sequence ATGCCGGTCGAGCCCCTTCTGTCGGCACGGTCCCTGCGCGTGGCGCGTGGTGGCGTCGATGTGCTGGAGGGGGTGGACCTGAATGTCGCGCCGGGCGAGGCAGTCATCCTGCGTGGACCGAACGGGGTGGGCAAGACGACGTTGCTTCGGGTGCTCGCGGGCATACAGCCGCCACGGGCGGGAGCGATCGTCCGCGCGCCGGATTGCGCGGTGTTGGCGGGACACAAGGACGGGGTGAAACCGACGCTGAGCGTGGCCGAGAACCTGGGCTTCTGGGCGCAGGTATTCGGCGGACGTGACATTTCGCGCGCGCTCGGCGCCTTCGACCTTGCCGCGCTGCGGGACCGCCTGGCAGGGACGCTATCGGCCGGCCAGACGCGGCGGCTGGGCCTTGCGCGGCTGCTGGTGGCGGGGCGCAAGCTCTGGCTTCTGGACGAGCCGACCGTCTCGCTCGACACGCGGGCGGTGGCGATGTTCGCCGACGCCGTGCGCGCGCATCTCGCCGGTGGAGGCGCGGCGGTGATCGCCACCCATATCGAGCTGGGTCTTGCCGAGGCGCGCGAGATGGAACTCGAGCCGTTTCGTGCGAGGATCCCGGTCCCGGATGACCCGGACGAGGCATTCCTGTGA
- the ccmB gene encoding heme exporter protein CcmB, translating to MRAILVRDLRLAVRAGGGFGLGLAFFLIVVMLVPFGVGPRADLHGVIAPGILWLGALLACLLSLDRIFALDWEDGTLDLLATSPLPLEMLASAKALAHWITTGLPLVLAAPVLGLLLNLAPGAYGALLLSLLIGSPALSVIGTFGAALTVGLRRGGLLLSLLVLPLYVPTLIFGTELVRRAGEGGDIVTPLLMLGGITCGAIALLPFASAAVLRANLK from the coding sequence GTGAGGGCGATCCTCGTCCGTGACCTGCGCCTTGCGGTGCGCGCGGGTGGTGGCTTTGGCCTCGGCCTCGCCTTCTTTCTCATCGTCGTGATGCTGGTTCCCTTCGGCGTGGGGCCGCGCGCCGATCTGCATGGGGTGATCGCGCCGGGGATCCTGTGGCTGGGCGCGCTTCTGGCCTGTCTTCTGTCGCTCGACCGGATCTTCGCGCTCGACTGGGAGGATGGAACGCTCGACCTGCTGGCGACGTCGCCCCTGCCGCTGGAAATGCTGGCGAGCGCCAAGGCGTTGGCGCATTGGATCACCACGGGCCTACCGCTTGTCCTTGCAGCGCCGGTGCTGGGGCTGCTGCTCAACCTCGCCCCCGGCGCGTATGGCGCGCTTCTCCTGTCGCTTCTCATCGGCTCGCCCGCCTTGTCGGTCATCGGCACTTTCGGCGCGGCGCTGACCGTGGGTCTGCGGCGCGGTGGGCTGCTTCTGAGCCTGCTGGTGCTGCCGCTCTACGTGCCGACGCTCATCTTCGGCACGGAGCTGGTGCGCCGTGCCGGCGAGGGGGGCGACATCGTGACGCCGCTTCTGATGCTGGGCGGGATCACCTGCGGCGCAATCGCTCTTTTACCCTTCGCCTCGGCTGCGGTATTACGGGCCAACCTGAAATGA
- a CDS encoding heme ABC transporter permease, giving the protein MTLTSLWEYANPRKFIATSERVLPYVAGGAALCLVVGLVWGYFFTPDAQRFGATVKIIYLHVPSAMMAISAWFMMLAASLIWIVRRHHVSALAARAAAPVGAVMTVIGLITGAIWGQPMWGTWWAWDPRLTSFLILFLFYLGYIALWEAIEDDDTAADLTSILCLVGSVFAVLSRYAVNFWNQGLHQGASLSLDKKENVADVFYLPLLVAIAGFVLLFVALVLLRTATEIRLRRAKVLLARERMR; this is encoded by the coding sequence ATGACCCTGACGTCGCTCTGGGAATACGCCAATCCGCGGAAGTTCATCGCGACCTCCGAGCGTGTCCTGCCCTACGTGGCGGGAGGGGCGGCGCTGTGCCTGGTCGTGGGGCTGGTCTGGGGTTATTTCTTCACGCCCGACGCCCAGCGGTTCGGCGCGACGGTCAAGATCATCTATCTCCACGTGCCCTCGGCGATGATGGCGATCAGCGCGTGGTTCATGATGCTGGCGGCGTCGCTCATCTGGATCGTGCGGCGCCATCACGTGAGCGCGCTGGCCGCCCGCGCCGCCGCCCCGGTAGGTGCGGTGATGACGGTGATCGGCCTCATCACCGGCGCCATCTGGGGGCAGCCCATGTGGGGCACCTGGTGGGCATGGGATCCGCGGCTGACCTCGTTCCTGATCCTGTTCCTGTTCTACCTTGGCTATATCGCGCTTTGGGAGGCGATCGAGGATGACGACACGGCCGCCGACCTCACGAGCATCCTGTGTCTCGTCGGGTCGGTTTTTGCGGTGCTGAGCCGATACGCGGTCAACTTCTGGAACCAAGGACTGCACCAGGGCGCGTCGCTCAGCCTCGACAAGAAGGAGAACGTGGCGGATGTGTTCTACCTGCCGCTTCTCGTCGCGATCGCGGGGTTCGTCCTTCTTTTCGTGGCGCTGGTGCTCTTGCGGACGGCGACCGAGATCAGGCTGCGCCGTGCCAAGGTTCTGCTGGCGCGGGAGCGGATGAGATGA
- the ccmD gene encoding heme exporter protein CcmD, whose amino-acid sequence MMPDLGKYAVEVMASYAVSLALIAGLVWLSLHRARKARRALEEIETRRREDV is encoded by the coding sequence ATGATGCCGGATCTCGGGAAATACGCGGTCGAGGTCATGGCGTCCTATGCCGTGTCGCTGGCCCTGATCGCGGGCTTGGTGTGGCTGAGCCTGCACCGGGCCCGGAAGGCGCGTCGGGCACTTGAGGAAATCGAGACGCGGAGGCGCGAAGATGTCTAG
- a CDS encoding DsbE family thiol:disulfide interchange protein, which translates to MSRISPLMIAPPLIFVAIAVLFYLGMQREDPNSFESVIVGRKAPPLPEDGLPGRPVLTADDLRGNDLTVVNFWASWCPPCRAEHPTLEALSEEGFRVAGVNFKDTLDQADQYLEGEGDPFFAHGFDPKGRAALDWGVTAPPETFIVDAEGTVLFRFAGPLVGSDYEQRFRPALEEALGAQ; encoded by the coding sequence ATGTCTAGGATTTCACCGCTGATGATCGCGCCGCCGCTCATCTTCGTGGCGATCGCGGTGCTTTTCTATCTCGGCATGCAGCGCGAGGATCCCAATTCGTTCGAGTCGGTGATCGTGGGACGGAAGGCGCCGCCGTTGCCCGAGGACGGGCTGCCCGGCCGCCCCGTGCTGACGGCCGACGATCTGCGCGGAAACGACCTGACGGTGGTGAACTTCTGGGCGAGCTGGTGCCCGCCATGCCGGGCCGAGCATCCGACGTTGGAGGCGCTGAGCGAGGAGGGATTCCGGGTGGCCGGTGTCAACTTCAAGGACACGCTGGACCAGGCGGACCAGTATCTCGAGGGAGAGGGCGACCCGTTCTTCGCGCATGGGTTCGACCCCAAGGGGCGTGCGGCGCTTGACTGGGGGGTGACGGCGCCACCCGAGACGTTCATCGTCGATGCGGAGGGCACGGTGCTTTTCCGTTTCGCGGGACCGCTGGTCGGCAGTGACTACGAGCAGAGGTTCCGCCCCGCTCTGGAGGAGGCGCTTGGCGCGCAATAG
- a CDS encoding short-chain fatty acid transporter — protein MLAAISRPMVRVVDRYLPDPFVFVVILTLIAGLAAVFGQGTGPLEVVTMWGDGFWSLLSFSMQMLLVLVTGYMMASTPLVRRGLSALASLAGSAGGAILLVSVVSLAASWINWGFGLVVGALFAKELARTIRVDYRLLVASAYSGFIVWHGGLAGSVPLSIATADHPFSDIMGVIPTSETIFASYNIIIVVALFIAVPLINRAMMPKDEDSVYVDPALLDESAEGIGAASTPAERIERSPVLSMLIGAAGVAWLIQYFAAGNGLSLNVINFLFLTLAILLHGTPRNLLNALTEAVKGGAGIVIQFPFYAGIMAIMVQSGLAASISEALVGIASDATLPFWTFISAGIVNFFVPSGGGQWAVQAPVILPAAEALGTDLARVSMAVAWGDAWTNMVQPFWALPILGIAGLRAKDIMGFCMMHLILSGLIIAVGLTFL, from the coding sequence ATGCTCGCTGCAATCTCACGGCCGATGGTGCGCGTCGTCGACCGCTACCTGCCCGACCCCTTCGTTTTCGTCGTCATTCTCACGCTCATCGCCGGTCTCGCAGCCGTCTTCGGGCAGGGCACCGGCCCGCTCGAGGTCGTCACCATGTGGGGTGACGGGTTCTGGTCGCTCCTGTCCTTCTCGATGCAGATGCTTCTCGTGCTGGTCACGGGCTACATGATGGCCTCGACCCCGCTCGTCCGGCGCGGTCTTTCGGCGCTCGCCTCCCTCGCCGGAAGCGCGGGCGGCGCGATTCTTCTGGTCAGCGTGGTGTCTCTGGCCGCGTCCTGGATCAACTGGGGTTTCGGGCTCGTCGTGGGCGCGCTCTTCGCCAAGGAACTCGCCCGCACGATCAGGGTGGACTACCGCCTGCTCGTCGCCTCGGCCTATTCGGGCTTCATCGTCTGGCACGGCGGCCTCGCCGGGTCGGTCCCGCTCTCGATCGCCACGGCGGATCATCCCTTTTCCGATATCATGGGCGTGATCCCCACCTCCGAGACGATCTTCGCGAGCTACAACATCATCATCGTGGTCGCGCTCTTCATCGCCGTGCCGCTCATCAATCGCGCGATGATGCCGAAGGACGAGGATAGCGTCTATGTCGATCCCGCGCTCCTCGACGAAAGCGCCGAGGGCATCGGGGCCGCCTCCACCCCGGCCGAACGGATCGAACGAAGCCCCGTGCTCTCCATGCTCATCGGCGCTGCGGGCGTGGCGTGGCTCATCCAGTATTTCGCGGCCGGCAACGGTCTTTCGCTCAACGTCATCAACTTCCTGTTCCTCACGCTCGCGATCCTGCTGCACGGCACCCCGCGAAACCTGCTCAACGCGCTGACCGAGGCGGTCAAGGGCGGCGCGGGCATCGTGATCCAGTTCCCGTTCTACGCCGGGATCATGGCGATCATGGTGCAATCCGGCCTCGCCGCCAGCATTTCCGAGGCGCTCGTGGGCATCGCCTCCGATGCGACCCTGCCGTTCTGGACGTTCATATCGGCGGGTATCGTCAACTTCTTCGTGCCGTCGGGCGGTGGTCAATGGGCCGTTCAGGCCCCCGTGATCCTGCCCGCGGCCGAGGCGCTCGGCACCGATCTTGCGCGCGTGTCGATGGCGGTGGCCTGGGGCGATGCCTGGACCAACATGGTGCAACCCTTCTGGGCGCTTCCGATTCTCGGGATCGCGGGGCTTCGGGCGAAGGACATCATGGGGTTCTGCATGATGCACCTGATCCTCTCGGGCCTCATCATCGCGGTGGGCCTGACCTTCCTCTGA
- the acnA gene encoding aconitate hydratase AcnA: MPITVGQDTAKARKSLGVGDQTVSYYSIKAAEEAGLGDFSRLPAVLKVVLENMLRFEDGKTVTTDDIKAFSEWAEKGGRNPREIAYRPARVLMQDFTGVPAVVDLAAMRDGILELGGNAQQINPLNPVDLVIDHSVMIDEFGNPRAFQMNVDREYERNIERYQFLKWGQGAFNNFRVVPPGTGICHQVNLEYLAQTVWTDTDQNGEEVAYPDTLVGTDSHTTMVNGAAVLGWGVGGIEAEAAMLGQPISMLIPEVVGFELTGKMVEGTTATDLVLRVVEMLREKGVVGKFVEFYGDGLDNLPLADRATIGNMAPEYGATCGFFPIDQETLRYLELTGRDKDRIALVEAYARENGMWRDEGYAPIYSDTLSLDMGTVVPAISGPKRPQDHIPLDNAAEAFKDYVKGFREGRDATPTSEIRWEGEGGQPEPRAIPGDEGHHQRGYVPTEDGNYQLHDGSIVIASITSCTNTSNPYVMIGAGLVARKARELGLDRKPWVKTSLAPGSQVVSQYLEAAGLQDDLDAIGFNLVGYGCTTCIGNSGPLAPEISKCINDYDLIGVSVLSGNRNFEGRISPDVRANYLASPPLVVAYALVGDMNVDITRDPLGQDKDGNDVFLKDLWPDTKEIADLVEKTVTREAFQEKYADVFKGDEKWRAVETSEGETYDWPPESTYVQNPPYFQGMSKDPGAIEDIEGARVLAILGDMVTTDHISPAGSFKESTPAGQYLREHGVPVREFNSYGSRRGNHEVMMRGTFANIRIKNEMLDGVEGGYTKGPDGEETSIYDAAMAYKEQGTPLVIFAGEQYGAGSSRDWAAKGTALLGVRAVIAEDFERIHRSNLVGMGVIPFEFTGGDTRKSLGLTGDEEVTIKGLADVKPQQEVPCTIRMADGSEKEITLKCRIDTAIEKEYVEHGGVLHYVLRDLAKSA; this comes from the coding sequence ATGCCCATTACAGTTGGCCAGGATACCGCGAAGGCCCGCAAGAGCCTCGGCGTCGGCGATCAGACCGTTTCCTACTATTCCATCAAGGCCGCCGAAGAGGCCGGCCTCGGTGATTTCTCGCGCCTGCCCGCCGTGCTCAAGGTGGTGCTCGAGAACATGCTGCGTTTCGAAGATGGCAAGACCGTCACCACCGACGACATCAAGGCCTTCTCGGAATGGGCCGAAAAGGGTGGCAGGAATCCGCGCGAGATCGCCTATCGTCCGGCGCGCGTGCTCATGCAGGATTTCACCGGTGTGCCCGCGGTCGTCGACCTCGCGGCGATGCGCGACGGCATTCTCGAGCTCGGCGGCAACGCCCAGCAGATCAACCCGCTCAATCCCGTCGATCTGGTCATCGACCACTCGGTCATGATCGACGAATTCGGCAATCCGCGCGCCTTCCAGATGAACGTCGACCGCGAGTATGAGCGCAACATCGAACGCTACCAGTTCCTCAAGTGGGGCCAGGGCGCCTTCAACAATTTCCGCGTCGTGCCGCCCGGCACCGGCATCTGCCACCAGGTCAACCTCGAATATCTCGCCCAGACCGTCTGGACCGACACCGACCAGAATGGCGAGGAAGTGGCCTATCCCGACACGCTCGTCGGCACCGACAGCCACACCACAATGGTCAACGGCGCGGCCGTTCTCGGCTGGGGCGTGGGCGGGATCGAGGCCGAGGCCGCGATGCTGGGTCAGCCCATCTCGATGCTCATCCCCGAGGTCGTCGGCTTCGAACTGACCGGCAAGATGGTCGAGGGCACCACCGCGACGGACCTCGTGTTGCGCGTGGTCGAGATGCTGCGCGAGAAGGGTGTCGTGGGCAAGTTCGTGGAGTTCTACGGCGACGGGCTCGACAACCTGCCGCTGGCCGATCGTGCCACCATCGGCAACATGGCACCCGAATATGGCGCCACCTGCGGCTTTTTCCCCATCGACCAGGAGACCCTGCGCTATCTCGAACTGACGGGCCGCGACAAGGACCGCATCGCCCTTGTCGAAGCCTATGCGCGCGAAAACGGCATGTGGCGCGACGAAGGCTACGCGCCGATCTATTCCGACACGCTCAGCCTCGACATGGGAACGGTGGTTCCGGCCATTTCCGGCCCCAAGCGTCCGCAGGACCACATCCCGCTCGACAACGCGGCCGAAGCCTTCAAGGACTACGTCAAGGGCTTCCGCGAAGGGCGCGACGCGACCCCCACCTCCGAGATCCGGTGGGAAGGCGAAGGCGGCCAACCCGAACCGCGCGCGATACCGGGCGACGAGGGCCATCATCAGCGCGGCTACGTCCCCACGGAGGACGGCAATTACCAGTTGCATGACGGCTCGATCGTAATCGCCTCGATCACCTCCTGCACCAACACGTCGAACCCCTACGTGATGATCGGCGCGGGTCTCGTCGCCCGCAAGGCACGCGAACTGGGCCTCGACCGCAAACCGTGGGTCAAGACATCGCTCGCCCCCGGAAGCCAGGTCGTGAGCCAGTATCTCGAGGCCGCGGGCCTTCAGGACGATCTCGACGCCATCGGCTTCAACCTCGTCGGCTACGGCTGCACCACCTGCATCGGGAACTCGGGGCCGCTTGCGCCGGAAATCTCCAAATGCATCAACGACTACGATCTCATCGGCGTGTCGGTCCTCTCGGGCAACCGCAACTTCGAGGGCCGGATCAGCCCGGACGTGCGCGCGAACTATCTGGCCTCCCCGCCGCTCGTGGTGGCCTATGCGCTGGTGGGCGACATGAATGTCGACATCACCCGCGATCCGCTCGGGCAGGACAAGGACGGCAACGATGTCTTCCTCAAGGATCTGTGGCCCGACACCAAGGAGATCGCGGACCTTGTCGAGAAGACCGTGACCCGCGAGGCGTTCCAGGAGAAGTATGCCGACGTCTTCAAGGGCGACGAGAAGTGGCGCGCGGTCGAGACCTCGGAGGGCGAAACCTATGACTGGCCCCCGGAATCGACCTATGTTCAGAACCCGCCCTATTTCCAGGGCATGTCGAAGGATCCCGGCGCCATCGAGGATATCGAGGGCGCGCGCGTCCTTGCCATCCTGGGCGACATGGTCACGACCGACCACATCTCGCCCGCGGGCTCGTTCAAGGAAAGCACCCCGGCCGGTCAGTATCTCCGCGAGCACGGCGTGCCGGTGCGGGAGTTCAACTCCTACGGCTCGCGCCGCGGCAACCACGAGGTCATGATGCGCGGCACCTTCGCCAACATCCGCATCAAGAACGAGATGCTCGATGGCGTCGAGGGCGGCTATACCAAGGGCCCGGATGGAGAAGAGACGTCGATCTACGATGCCGCCATGGCCTACAAGGAACAGGGCACGCCGCTCGTGATCTTCGCCGGCGAGCAATATGGCGCCGGATCGAGCCGCGACTGGGCCGCGAAGGGCACCGCCCTTCTGGGCGTCCGCGCGGTCATCGCCGAGGATTTCGAACGTATCCACCGCTCGAACCTCGTCGGCATGGGCGTCATTCCCTTCGAGTTCACCGGCGGCGACACCCGCAAGTCGCTGGGCCTCACCGGCGACGAAGAGGTCACGATCAAGGGTCTCGCCGACGTGAAACCCCAGCAGGAAGTGCCCTGCACCATCAGGATGGCCGACGGCTCCGAGAAGGAGATCACGCTCAAGTGCCGGATCGATACCGCCATCGAGAAGGAATATGTGGAGCATGGCGGCGTGCTGCATTACGTGCTGCGCGACCTGGCCAAATCGGCCTGA
- a CDS encoding thioredoxin family protein, whose product MFRKMFAPLLALCLFGGTAQAEEQPVLVELFTSQGCSSCPPADAFLHDLAAREDVIALALHVDIWDYIGWKDRFASPRYSARQRGYADAWNQRMVYTPQMVIDGAAGVVGNKPRDVEAMIARERAKADRVDLRLSRDAGVLTIEATPLTETEGDLDIMVARFDPERTIEITRGENAGHRFSYANVVTDLRDVGDWSADAPIRMNLPLEGDEPVAVFVQQKGMGRVEAAAALR is encoded by the coding sequence ATGTTTCGCAAGATGTTCGCGCCTCTTCTGGCCCTTTGCCTTTTCGGAGGGACCGCGCAGGCCGAAGAACAGCCTGTGCTGGTGGAACTTTTCACGTCGCAAGGCTGTTCCTCCTGTCCGCCTGCCGACGCGTTTCTGCACGATCTGGCGGCGCGGGAAGATGTGATCGCGCTCGCGCTGCATGTCGATATCTGGGATTACATCGGTTGGAAGGACAGGTTCGCCAGCCCGCGCTACAGCGCGCGACAGCGCGGATACGCGGACGCCTGGAACCAGCGGATGGTCTATACTCCGCAAATGGTGATCGACGGCGCGGCGGGTGTCGTGGGCAACAAGCCCCGCGACGTCGAGGCGATGATCGCGCGCGAGCGCGCGAAGGCCGATCGTGTCGATCTCCGGTTGTCGCGCGATGCGGGGGTCCTGACCATCGAGGCAACGCCGTTGACCGAAACGGAGGGCGATCTCGACATCATGGTCGCGCGGTTCGATCCCGAGCGCACGATCGAGATCACGCGGGGCGAAAATGCCGGGCACCGTTTCAGCTATGCCAACGTCGTCACCGACCTGCGCGACGTGGGCGACTGGTCAGCCGATGCGCCCATCCGAATGAACCTTCCGCTCGAGGGAGACGAGCCCGTCGCGGTCTTCGTTCAACAGAAGGGGATGGGCCGGGTCGAGGCCGCCGCCGCGCTGCGCTGA
- the metG gene encoding methionine--tRNA ligase, producing MARHLITSAIPYINGIKHLGNLVGSQLPADLFARYLRGRGHEVLFLCATDEHGTPAELAAKKAGKPVDQYCAEMHAIQAEIAKGFALSFDHFGRSSSPQNHKLTQHFAGRLADAGLIEEVSEKQVYSNADGRFLPDRYIEGTCPNCGYDKARGDQCENCTKQLDPTDLIEPRSAISGSTDLEVRETRHLYLKQSLMRDELNAWIDSKTNWPILTTSIAKKWLNDGDGLQDRGITRDLDWGVPVKRGEEDWPGMEGKVFYVWFDAPIEYIASAQEWVDAGKGDNWERWWRTDKGADDVTYTQFMGKDNVPFHTLSFPATILGSGEPWKLVDYIKSFNYLNYDGGQFSTSQGRGVFMDQALDILPADYWRWWLLSHAPESSDSEFTWENFQASVNKDLADVLGNFVSRVTKFCRSKFGEEVPAGGERGAREAALIEELTTRIRAYERHMEAIEIRKSASELRAIWVAGNEYLQSAAPWATFKEDPDAAAMQIRLALNLIRLYAVLSAPFIPNASAKMLEAMRTGDTDWPEDVPAALELLGPGHAFNVPDVLFAKISDEAREGWQERFSGTRD from the coding sequence ATGGCACGGCATCTCATCACCTCCGCGATCCCCTATATCAACGGGATCAAGCACTTGGGCAATCTTGTCGGAAGCCAGCTTCCGGCCGATCTTTTCGCGCGGTATCTGCGCGGGCGGGGGCACGAGGTGCTGTTCCTGTGCGCGACCGATGAACACGGCACCCCGGCCGAGCTGGCGGCCAAGAAGGCGGGCAAGCCCGTCGATCAATACTGCGCCGAGATGCACGCCATCCAGGCCGAGATCGCCAAGGGCTTCGCGCTCAGCTTCGATCATTTCGGCCGTTCGTCGAGCCCGCAGAACCACAAGCTGACCCAGCACTTCGCGGGGCGTCTGGCCGATGCGGGTCTGATCGAGGAGGTTTCCGAGAAACAGGTCTATTCCAACGCCGATGGCCGCTTCCTGCCTGACCGCTATATCGAAGGCACCTGTCCCAACTGCGGCTATGACAAGGCGCGCGGCGATCAGTGCGAGAACTGCACCAAGCAGCTCGACCCGACGGACCTGATCGAACCACGTAGCGCGATTTCGGGTTCGACCGACCTGGAGGTGCGCGAAACGCGGCATCTCTACCTCAAGCAGAGCCTGATGCGCGACGAGTTGAACGCGTGGATCGACAGCAAGACGAACTGGCCCATTCTCACCACCTCGATCGCTAAGAAATGGCTGAATGACGGCGATGGGCTTCAGGATCGCGGCATTACCCGGGATCTCGACTGGGGCGTGCCGGTGAAACGCGGCGAAGAGGACTGGCCCGGCATGGAGGGCAAGGTCTTCTACGTCTGGTTCGACGCGCCCATCGAGTATATCGCCTCGGCGCAGGAATGGGTGGATGCGGGCAAGGGCGACAACTGGGAGCGCTGGTGGCGCACCGACAAGGGCGCGGATGACGTCACCTACACGCAGTTCATGGGCAAGGACAACGTTCCCTTCCACACGCTCAGCTTCCCGGCCACCATCCTGGGAAGCGGCGAGCCGTGGAAACTGGTCGATTACATCAAGTCGTTCAACTACCTCAATTATGACGGAGGGCAGTTCAGCACGAGCCAGGGACGCGGGGTCTTCATGGATCAGGCGCTCGACATCCTGCCGGCGGATTACTGGCGCTGGTGGCTGTTGAGCCATGCGCCGGAAAGCTCGGATTCCGAGTTCACGTGGGAGAACTTCCAGGCGTCGGTGAACAAGGACCTTGCCGATGTGCTGGGTAACTTCGTCAGCCGCGTGACAAAGTTCTGCCGCTCGAAATTCGGCGAAGAGGTTCCGGCAGGTGGCGAGCGTGGTGCGCGCGAGGCCGCCTTGATCGAGGAGTTGACCACCCGCATCCGTGCCTATGAGCGTCACATGGAGGCGATCGAGATCCGCAAGTCCGCCAGCGAACTTCGCGCGATCTGGGTCGCGGGCAACGAGTATCTGCAATCCGCCGCGCCCTGGGCCACGTTCAAGGAGGATCCCGACGCGGCCGCGATGCAGATTCGCTTGGCGCTCAACCTCATCCGCCTTTACGCGGTGCTGAGCGCGCCCTTCATCCCGAACGCATCGGCGAAGATGCTCGAGGCGATGCGGACCGGGGATACCGACTGGCCCGAAGATGTGCCGGCGGCGCTTGAACTGCTCGGCCCCGGCCACGCCTTCAACGTGCCCGATGTGCTTTTTGCCAAGATCAGCGACGAGGCGCGGGAGGGATGGCAGGAGCGGTTCTCGGGAACACGGGACTGA